Proteins from a genomic interval of Verrucomicrobiia bacterium:
- a CDS encoding DUF5107 domain-containing protein, giving the protein MNTDPARLKILLIGAVFLGFFCAASVAVTVSEQHIVIPTYLSGAPDPDPMFYFGLSSQGAAGRVYPYPLYDSLTNTKSNKVYRIVYLENQYVRIGVLPEIGGRLFEAIDKSNGYNFIYRQHVIKPALIGLIGAWISGGIEWNIPHHHRATTFLPVQYRIESNPDASKTIWVGELELRQRMRWAVGYTLRPGKSYLECSVRILNRAPLVNTMLCFANVAVRVNENYQVIYPPSTRFVTFHGKREFTTWPVATTRYAGADFTRGVDVSWYSNHISANSMFAWNYQDDFFAGYDHGRQAGILSVADHHIIPGKKFWTWGNGPRGRMWEKILTDSDGPYIELMAGAYSDNQPDYSWLQPYETKSFKMYWYPFRGIGGVKNANLDAAINLDVATNGAVTVGFCTTTAYPAATVRLKAGDTILLEQSTPIDPGRPYTKHLSIPLGIDEHDLRASLSVAGKELVSYSPLRLEPQKMPEPVTGPPPPEEMKSVEELFLAGQRIEQFHSPGLQPEPYWEEALRRDPGDSRVNTALGIRKLKQARFAEAEQLFRKALERLTFNYTAPKDGEASYYLGLALEGQDRFNEAFDAFYKATWSAAWEGPAYFALAEIATRRGDLDKGMEFVNRALDFNALNLRALNLKASLLRHARRSKQALALLDAAAAKTDPLDVRLATERWLAGDKKASSFLNATLLQHPATGLETAAEYADAGLWHDGIEVLTQMVNTARQPERVSPLAWYYLGDFAERLGNVSQAAEYRHRAAIAPPDYVFPFQVEMLPVLRRAIAVNPQDPRAPYYLGNLLFDWQPDEAVRLWKQSAKLDPGFSMVHRNLALAYWRQHPANLPAAIAELEQAVAAPSRTAMQFEELDELYALTGMAPEKRLALLQQNHSVVAKRDDALSREIGLRIFSGQYDAAIRFMTGRKFSVWEGGSLDVAQHWVNAHLLRGRQSLRANRPQVALDEFEVAGNIPENLPSEREIGRTAEMAYWKGLACDMAGNTAKARQFWNEAAAENTNGQHRTRRGLAGSQIEEYFQALAELKLGRQSEGERALKSLLERAGQSFEKSNGISGTGPSVRTPDAQSASAHYLAGLAQLSLGQIKQARTQFDLALRCSPDLLGARAELDSLR; this is encoded by the coding sequence ATGAATACCGATCCAGCGCGTCTCAAAATCCTTCTGATTGGCGCGGTCTTTCTTGGCTTTTTCTGCGCCGCCAGCGTGGCGGTGACTGTTTCCGAACAGCACATCGTCATCCCCACGTATCTGTCTGGGGCGCCGGACCCCGATCCGATGTTTTATTTCGGGCTGTCCTCCCAGGGCGCCGCTGGGCGGGTCTATCCCTATCCCCTTTACGATTCGTTGACGAATACCAAGTCGAACAAAGTCTATCGAATCGTTTACCTCGAAAACCAATATGTGCGGATTGGGGTGCTGCCCGAAATCGGCGGGCGCCTGTTCGAGGCAATTGATAAGAGCAACGGCTACAATTTCATCTATCGGCAGCACGTGATTAAGCCCGCATTAATCGGGCTCATCGGCGCTTGGATTTCTGGCGGCATCGAGTGGAACATCCCCCATCACCATCGCGCCACAACGTTCCTGCCCGTTCAGTACCGAATTGAATCCAACCCCGACGCCAGCAAGACCATCTGGGTCGGCGAATTGGAATTGCGCCAACGCATGCGTTGGGCCGTGGGCTACACCTTGCGCCCAGGCAAGTCGTACCTGGAATGTTCAGTTCGCATTTTGAACCGCGCGCCGCTGGTCAATACCATGCTCTGTTTTGCCAATGTCGCGGTGCGCGTCAATGAGAATTACCAGGTCATTTATCCGCCCAGCACGCGGTTTGTCACATTTCATGGCAAGCGCGAATTCACGACCTGGCCGGTGGCCACCACCCGCTATGCGGGCGCGGACTTCACGCGCGGGGTCGATGTAAGCTGGTACTCCAATCACATCTCCGCCAACTCGATGTTCGCCTGGAATTACCAGGATGATTTCTTTGCCGGGTACGATCATGGCCGGCAGGCGGGCATCCTGAGCGTTGCGGACCACCATATCATTCCCGGGAAAAAATTCTGGACGTGGGGCAACGGCCCGCGCGGGCGGATGTGGGAAAAAATCCTGACCGATAGCGACGGTCCTTATATCGAATTGATGGCGGGGGCCTACTCGGATAACCAGCCCGATTACAGTTGGCTGCAGCCTTATGAAACCAAATCGTTCAAGATGTACTGGTACCCCTTTCGCGGCATCGGCGGGGTTAAGAACGCGAACCTCGATGCGGCCATCAATCTGGACGTAGCCACAAACGGCGCAGTCACCGTCGGTTTTTGCACCACGACGGCTTACCCAGCGGCAACCGTCCGCCTGAAAGCCGGCGATACCATTCTGCTGGAACAATCGACGCCGATTGACCCTGGCAGGCCTTACACTAAACACCTCTCGATTCCACTGGGCATCGACGAACACGATTTGCGCGCCTCGCTTTCGGTTGCCGGCAAAGAGCTGGTTTCTTACTCACCTTTGCGGCTTGAACCGCAGAAGATGCCCGAACCTGTCACCGGCCCGCCCCCGCCGGAGGAGATGAAAAGCGTCGAAGAACTCTTTCTGGCCGGGCAGCGCATCGAGCAGTTCCACAGCCCTGGTCTCCAGCCCGAACCCTACTGGGAAGAGGCGTTGCGCCGCGACCCAGGTGATTCGCGCGTAAACACAGCCCTGGGAATTCGCAAGCTCAAGCAGGCCCGCTTTGCCGAGGCGGAGCAGCTTTTTCGAAAGGCCCTCGAACGCCTGACCTTCAATTACACCGCGCCCAAAGATGGGGAAGCCTCTTACTACCTTGGCCTTGCCCTCGAGGGACAGGATCGGTTTAACGAGGCCTTCGATGCGTTTTACAAAGCCACCTGGAGCGCCGCTTGGGAAGGCCCCGCCTACTTTGCCCTGGCTGAGATTGCCACGCGCCGTGGTGACCTTGATAAGGGAATGGAATTCGTGAACCGCGCCCTGGATTTCAACGCGCTGAACCTTCGCGCGCTGAACCTCAAGGCATCACTGCTGCGCCACGCCCGCCGCTCGAAACAGGCCCTGGCTCTGCTCGATGCCGCGGCCGCAAAGACCGATCCTTTGGACGTGCGCCTGGCCACCGAACGCTGGCTGGCTGGAGACAAAAAGGCATCGAGCTTTTTGAATGCCACCCTGCTTCAGCACCCTGCCACCGGATTGGAAACTGCCGCTGAATACGCGGACGCCGGTTTGTGGCATGACGGCATCGAGGTCCTGACGCAAATGGTGAATACCGCCCGGCAGCCGGAGCGCGTTTCGCCCCTCGCGTGGTATTACCTTGGCGATTTCGCCGAGCGCCTTGGCAATGTGAGCCAGGCGGCGGAGTACCGTCATCGAGCGGCAATCGCCCCGCCCGATTATGTCTTTCCCTTCCAGGTCGAGATGCTGCCCGTGTTGCGCCGCGCTATCGCGGTGAATCCTCAAGACCCCCGAGCCCCCTATTATTTGGGCAACCTGCTTTTCGACTGGCAGCCTGACGAGGCGGTTCGGCTCTGGAAGCAATCGGCCAAACTGGACCCCGGCTTTTCAATGGTTCACCGCAATTTAGCTCTCGCGTATTGGCGCCAGCACCCCGCCAATCTGCCCGCAGCTATTGCTGAACTCGAACAAGCCGTCGCCGCTCCCTCCAGAACCGCCATGCAGTTCGAGGAACTGGATGAGCTCTACGCCCTGACAGGAATGGCCCCGGAAAAAAGACTGGCCTTGCTGCAACAGAACCACTCGGTCGTCGCCAAACGCGATGACGCCTTGTCTCGCGAAATTGGTTTGAGAATCTTCTCCGGCCAATACGACGCTGCCATACGGTTTATGACCGGGCGCAAGTTCTCGGTGTGGGAAGGCGGCTCGCTTGACGTAGCGCAGCATTGGGTCAACGCGCATCTCTTGCGCGGTCGCCAGTCCCTTCGCGCCAACCGTCCTCAGGTGGCTCTCGACGAGTTTGAGGTGGCTGGGAATATCCCCGAGAATCTGCCCAGTGAACGGGAGATTGGACGCACTGCCGAGATGGCCTATTGGAAAGGCCTCGCTTGCGACATGGCCGGTAATACAGCCAAGGCGCGCCAATTCTGGAACGAGGCGGCTGCTGAAAACACCAACGGCCAGCATAGAACCCGGCGGGGCCTTGCCGGCAGTCAAATCGAGGAATATTTCCAGGCACTGGCTGAGTTGAAGCTAGGCCGGCAATCCGAAGGTGAGCGGGCCCTGAAATCCCTGCTTGAAAGGGCCGGGCAATCTTTCGAAAAATCAAATGGAATCTCTGGAACTGGTCCAAGCGTCAGAACGCCCGACGCCCAATCCGCCTCAGCCCATTACCTCGCCGGCCTGGCCCAGCTCAGCCTTGGGCAAATCAAACAAGCCCGGACACAATTCGACCTCGCCCTGCGTTGCTCCCCTGACCTCCTCGGAGCCAGGGCGGAACTCGATAGTTTGCGGTAG
- a CDS encoding GNAT family N-acetyltransferase, whose protein sequence is MSLEFELQKYPKELKLKDGSRCRVRPLRKDDEKALHTFFMAIPESERMFIKHRVREPVVIRDWCQNIDLGRNLPLLALAEGKVVGVATLHQQLGGWKRHIGRVSVLVLPQNRGRGLARGLVSEIVALARIGGLEKVEAEFIGEQEAAVKMFALLGFSNLVRLESYVKDMQAITHDYILMGLNLKTDEEYAGVG, encoded by the coding sequence ATGTCACTCGAATTCGAACTCCAAAAGTATCCTAAGGAGCTAAAGCTCAAGGACGGCTCGAGATGCCGCGTTCGGCCATTGCGCAAAGACGACGAAAAGGCCCTGCACACATTCTTCATGGCGATTCCGGAATCCGAGCGGATGTTTATCAAACACCGGGTGAGGGAGCCGGTGGTGATTCGCGACTGGTGCCAGAATATCGATCTGGGCCGCAACCTGCCGCTTCTGGCTTTAGCGGAAGGCAAGGTCGTGGGGGTCGCAACGCTCCATCAGCAGCTTGGCGGGTGGAAAAGGCATATTGGCCGGGTGAGTGTTCTGGTCTTGCCGCAAAACCGCGGACGCGGCCTGGCGCGGGGATTGGTCAGCGAGATAGTGGCTCTGGCGCGCATTGGGGGCCTCGAGAAGGTCGAGGCCGAGTTCATCGGGGAACAGGAGGCAGCGGTGAAGATGTTCGCCCTGCTGGGTTTCAGCAATCTGGTACGGCTGGAGAGCTACGTAAAAGACATGCAAGCCATCACCCACGATTATATCCTGATGGGGTTGAATCTCAAAACTGATGAGGAATATGCGGGTGTTGGCTAG
- a CDS encoding cellulase family glycosylhydrolase, whose amino-acid sequence MDDLMREHEFAAVARVKRAGMGMVCSLLLAGCPLSGLAASKPMERIVIAPDSKGFILAESKRPFHPWGFNYGNRGQLMEDFWMDDWKTFADDFEKMKRLGANVVRVHLQYGKFMEAPGKANGVEFEQLSRMLGVAGQSGLYLDITGLACYRPADTPAWYDAMAESQRWAAQSNFWHEVARRCAGSPAVFCYDLMNEPLSPGAKRQPGQWRSGSSLGGYDFLQFITLDPVGRGREDIPVQWIRAMAAAIRSCDHQALITVGLLPWTQQWGFLSGFVPVKIAPELDFISVHIYPDSKRPAEAMDALRRCAVGKPVVIEETFPLSCSAAEEETFLRESKGAACGWLGHYDGLTLKDYAALERAGKLTPGQGMYRAWEALFVKLRPQGG is encoded by the coding sequence ATGGACGATTTGATGAGAGAACATGAGTTTGCCGCGGTGGCCCGGGTGAAACGCGCAGGCATGGGGATGGTTTGCTCCTTGTTGTTGGCGGGGTGCCCGCTGAGTGGATTGGCGGCCAGCAAACCGATGGAGCGCATCGTTATAGCCCCCGATTCGAAAGGGTTCATTCTGGCGGAGTCGAAGCGGCCATTTCATCCGTGGGGCTTTAATTACGGCAATCGCGGCCAATTAATGGAGGATTTCTGGATGGATGATTGGAAAACTTTCGCGGATGACTTTGAGAAAATGAAACGCCTGGGCGCCAATGTCGTCCGCGTCCATTTACAATACGGCAAGTTCATGGAGGCGCCCGGGAAGGCCAATGGCGTGGAGTTCGAACAGCTCTCGCGGATGCTGGGCGTGGCCGGGCAGAGTGGGCTTTATTTGGATATAACCGGCTTGGCTTGTTATCGCCCCGCCGATACTCCCGCATGGTATGATGCCATGGCTGAGTCGCAACGCTGGGCGGCGCAGTCGAATTTTTGGCACGAGGTTGCCCGGAGGTGCGCGGGCAGTCCGGCTGTGTTTTGCTACGATTTGATGAACGAACCGTTGTCGCCGGGCGCCAAACGGCAGCCAGGCCAATGGCGCTCGGGAAGCTCGCTGGGAGGGTATGACTTTCTTCAATTCATCACGCTGGACCCGGTAGGACGCGGGCGCGAGGACATCCCGGTCCAATGGATTCGCGCCATGGCGGCGGCGATTCGCTCCTGCGACCACCAGGCTCTCATCACGGTGGGCTTACTGCCCTGGACACAGCAGTGGGGGTTTTTATCCGGGTTCGTTCCTGTCAAGATTGCTCCCGAACTCGATTTTATCAGCGTTCATATTTATCCCGATTCCAAACGGCCTGCCGAAGCGATGGACGCGTTGCGCCGCTGCGCGGTGGGCAAGCCGGTTGTCATCGAGGAGACCTTTCCGCTGTCGTGCTCGGCTGCGGAGGAGGAGACCTTCCTGCGCGAATCTAAAGGAGCAGCGTGTGGCTGGCTGGGGCATTACGACGGGTTGACGCTCAAAGACTACGCCGCCCTAGAGCGCGCGGGCAAACTAACTCCCGGGCAAGGCATGTACAGGGCGTGGGAGGCGCTGTTCGTGAAGCTCAGACCGCAGGGCGGCTGA
- a CDS encoding thiamine pyrophosphate-dependent enzyme, giving the protein MTTTGADVLIETLIDWGVDIIFGFPGDGIDGIMESLRTHCEKMRFLQVRHEESAAFMACAYAKYTGRLGVCLATSGPGGIHLLNGLYDAKMDNQPVLAITGHHYHDLIDTHAQQDVDLDRVYMDVAVYSTRVMGPEHVSNVTNLACRTALSRRGVAHINFPIDFQSMPVKKGQPSPRGKGADQANSQAFARRSGLPAQEDLERAAEVLNAGKKVAILAGAGALDATDEVVAASEKLAAPIIKPLLGKACVPDDDPHTTGGLGLLGTAPSQVAMEECDTLLMIGTSFPYMEFLPKPGQARGVQIDIDPARIALRYPVEVGLAGDSKRTLQKLLPLLKYNEERSFLSKAQKGMKEWWQTMEERGTREDKPMKPQVVAWELGKLLKENAIVSCDSGTIATWWARQIKAKRGQKYSLSGTLATMANGLPYAIAAQVAYPERQSVAFVGDGGFSMLMADFVTAVKYELPIKVIIIKNNVLGQIRWEQMVLLGNPEYAVELQPIDFVMFARACGAVGLTVTEPSQCADVLKEALNAPGPALVEAVVDPYEPPLPGKIKPELALRFAEALARGEPKRMHIANTVLKDKIKELV; this is encoded by the coding sequence ATGACGACGACAGGGGCAGATGTTCTGATCGAAACATTGATTGATTGGGGAGTGGATATCATCTTTGGGTTCCCGGGCGATGGCATTGACGGCATCATGGAATCGCTGCGCACGCATTGCGAAAAAATGCGTTTCCTGCAGGTCCGGCACGAGGAATCAGCCGCCTTTATGGCGTGCGCCTATGCCAAATACACCGGGCGCCTGGGCGTCTGCCTGGCGACCTCCGGGCCTGGGGGCATTCACCTGCTCAATGGCCTGTACGATGCCAAAATGGACAACCAGCCGGTGCTGGCGATTACAGGGCACCATTACCATGACTTGATTGACACCCACGCCCAACAGGATGTGGACCTGGATCGGGTTTATATGGATGTGGCGGTCTATAGCACGAGAGTCATGGGCCCGGAACATGTCTCCAATGTCACCAACCTGGCCTGCCGCACCGCCCTGAGCCGCCGCGGCGTGGCCCACATCAACTTCCCGATTGATTTCCAGTCCATGCCAGTCAAAAAGGGCCAGCCTTCCCCGCGTGGAAAGGGAGCCGACCAGGCCAATTCCCAGGCCTTTGCCCGGCGCTCAGGGCTGCCGGCGCAGGAAGATTTGGAACGGGCTGCTGAAGTGCTCAATGCAGGGAAAAAGGTGGCCATTTTGGCCGGAGCGGGGGCATTGGATGCGACCGATGAAGTCGTTGCCGCTTCGGAAAAGCTGGCCGCCCCCATCATTAAACCCTTGTTGGGCAAGGCCTGTGTGCCCGATGACGACCCGCACACTACCGGCGGCCTCGGATTGCTCGGCACGGCCCCTTCGCAGGTGGCCATGGAGGAATGCGATACGCTTCTCATGATCGGCACCTCGTTTCCCTATATGGAATTCCTGCCAAAACCGGGTCAGGCGCGCGGGGTGCAAATAGACATCGATCCAGCGCGAATCGCCTTGCGCTACCCGGTGGAGGTCGGCTTGGCGGGCGACAGCAAGCGGACTCTGCAAAAGCTTTTGCCCCTGCTCAAATACAACGAAGAGAGGTCTTTTCTGAGTAAAGCGCAGAAGGGGATGAAAGAGTGGTGGCAGACGATGGAGGAACGGGGCACGCGCGAGGACAAACCGATGAAACCGCAGGTGGTCGCCTGGGAGTTGGGCAAACTCCTCAAGGAAAACGCAATTGTTTCCTGTGATAGCGGGACTATCGCCACCTGGTGGGCGCGCCAAATCAAGGCCAAGCGCGGCCAGAAGTATTCCCTTTCAGGCACCCTGGCCACCATGGCCAATGGCCTTCCCTACGCCATCGCCGCGCAGGTGGCCTATCCCGAGCGACAATCCGTAGCGTTTGTGGGCGACGGTGGCTTTTCGATGCTGATGGCTGACTTTGTGACCGCGGTGAAGTACGAGCTGCCCATCAAGGTGATCATCATCAAGAACAACGTTCTGGGCCAAATCCGCTGGGAACAGATGGTGCTGCTGGGCAACCCGGAGTATGCGGTGGAACTACAGCCCATCGATTTTGTCATGTTCGCCAGGGCTTGCGGAGCAGTGGGGCTGACGGTGACTGAGCCCAGCCAGTGCGCGGATGTTTTGAAAGAGGCGCTCAATGCGCCCGGGCCAGCCTTGGTCGAAGCGGTCGTGGACCCGTACGAACCACCGCTGCCGGGCAAGATCAAGCCCGAGCTGGCCCTGCGTTTTGCCGAGGCCCTGGCTCGCGGCGAGCCCAAGCGCATGCACATTGCCAATACGGTCCTGAAGGACAAGATCAAGGAATTGGTCTAG